One part of the Raphanus sativus cultivar WK10039 chromosome 7, ASM80110v3, whole genome shotgun sequence genome encodes these proteins:
- the LOC108818433 gene encoding ubinuclein-2 isoform X1, with protein sequence MGEHKATTTTDGGESSRTSPKLLAAADRKLLKVELRRGETTYVSWKKLMKEATKSYASSVPDTVPLANPNLESHLNAPGPPAEGEMVDQPHSNRFNAVIEKIERLYMGRDSSDGEELDGAPDDDEYDTEDSFIDDVELDEYFEVDDAKIKHDGFFVNKGKLEQIEPSTTTTTTSNQKPKKRQRKESAKPCGDVVDVSRKQGKIAKTDVGKDQSAASGPSLKKKSTDSKTVQDSVSLLKQQSGNDSFSLENVKHGDKGNQLRNALGPSPKSSKAAESSSGGLHLKYSNKVAHQQSNSPLPGKSRPDVLAKSTLVRQKENTDNAIVSRQSTQTTRKSGSNARPKTSTLEKAFRELEKVVAESRPPAATENQDADTSSSQAVKRRLPGDVKSKLAKVARIAQASQGNVSGELINRLMSIVGHLIQVRSLKRNLKIMIDSGDSANREKDNKFQRIKNEVIEMLKAQVTLMEAQATNQEAGTSDDFQDAGPPAKKKFVMDAAMEEKLCDLYDIFVDGLDEDSGPHIRKLYANLAELWPNRLMDNHGIKRAICRAKERRRALFENHGKEMLFSYCKGQGKITKRKQTLPKPEGTTYPEKASSAGDKTTGVVVPSATTTSLVTTQPTVDKSKQQHEKLKGSSSSSAEAKAARRKTEKSVEESHQLSREKDIVLALKQQTQAPPDLNLPS encoded by the exons ATGGGGGAACACAAGGCGACCACCACCACCGACGGCGGCGAATCGTCGAGGACCTCGCCAAAGTTATTAGCTGCCGCTGATCGGAAATTACTCAAGGTTGAACTCCGGCGAGGCGAGACGACGTACGTCTCGTGGAAGAAGCTCATGAAGGAGGCTACCAAGAGCTATGCTTCTTCGGTGCCCGACACGGTTCCTCTTGCTAACCCTAATCTCGAGTCTCACCTCAATGCACCC GGACCACCAGCAGAAGGTGAAATGGTCGACCAACCTCATTCTAATCGTTTCAACGCCGTTATTGAGAAGATCGAAAGGCTCTACATG GGGAGAGATAGTAGTGATGGGGAAGAACTAGATGGTGCTCCGGACGACGACGAGTATGATACTGAAGACTCATTCATTGATGACGTTGAATTG GATGAGTATTTTGAAGTTGATGATGCCAAAATCAAACATGATGGATTTTTCGTCAACAAAGGAAAGTTAGAACAGAT TGAACCGTCAACAACAACTACAACAACTTCAAACCAGAAACCAAAGAAAAGGCAAAGGAAAGAGTCAGCAAAACCTTGCGGCGATGTTGTTGATGTATCCAGAAAACAAGGCAAGATAGCTAAGACGGATGTGGGAAAG GATCAATCAGCTGCTTCTGGGCCCTCTCTGAAGAAAAAGTCCACCGATTCAAAGACAGTGCAGGATTCGGTTTCTCTTTTGAAACAGCAAAGTGGCAATGACTCATTCTCGTTGGAAAATGTGAAGCATGGTGATAAAGGGAATCAGCTGAGAAACGCTCTAGGTCCAAGTCCGAAGTCGTCGAAGGCAGCTGAATCTTCTTCTGGCGGTCTTCATCTGAAGTACAGCAACAAAGTTGCTCATCAGCAATCTAATTCACCACTGCCAGGGAAATCTCGGCCAGATGTTTTGGCTAAATCAACACTAGTCCGCCAGAAGGAAAACACTGACAATGCAATAGTAAGCAGACAATCTACTCAAACAACA AGAAAAAGCGGTTCTAACGCCAGGCCTAAAACCTCAACACTTGAGAAAGCCTTCAGGGAATTGGAGAAGGTGGTCGCTGAAT CAAGGCCTCCTGCTGCCACTGAGAATCAAGATGCTGATACCTCTTCATCTCAAGCAGTGAAGAGGAGATTGCCAGGAGACGTAAAATCGAAGCTTGCTAAAGTTGCTAGGATTGCG cAGGCGAGCCAAGGGAATGTATCAGGAGAGTTAATCAATCGTCTCATGAGCATTGTTGGTCATCTAATACAAGTTAGATCCCTGAAG AGGAACTTGAAAATCATGATTGATTCTGGAGACTCTGCAAATCGAGAAAAAGATAACAAATTTCAACGTATCAAGAATGAAGTTATTGAGATGTTGAAAGCACAGGTTACATTGATGGAAGCCCAg GCAACCAATCAAGAAGCTGGAACATCAGACGATTTTCAGGATGCTGGTCCACCTGCGAAGAAGAAGTTCGTCATGGATGCAGCGATGGAGGAGAAATTATGTGATCTATATGACATCTTCGTTGAT GGATTGGATGAAGATTCAGGTCCACATATCAGAAAGCTTTATGCAAAT TTAGCTGAACTCTGGCCAAACAGGTTAATGGACAATCATGGGATCAAGCGTGCCATTTGCCGAGCAAAGGAGAGACGGAGAGCATTGTTTGAAAATCATGGCAAGGAGATG CTCTTTTCTTATTGCAAGGGTCAAGGGAAGATAACGAAGAGGAAACAGACACTACCAAAACCAGAGGGTACTACTTATCCTGAGAAGGCTTCGAGTGCTGGAGATAAAACAACAGGTGTTGTTGTACCAAGCGCAACCACCACGTCCTTAGTCACCACTCAACCTACAGTGGACAAGTCAAAGCAGCAACATGAGAAACTAAAGGGATCCTCGAGCTCTTCAGCAGAAGCAAAGGCAGCCAGAAGAAAGACAGAAAAGAGTGTTGAAGAATCTCATCAGCTGTCCAGAGAGAAAGATATTGTTCTGGCTCTTAAGCAGCAGACACAGGCTCCCCCGGACCTGAACCTGCCAAGTTAA
- the LOC108818433 gene encoding ubinuclein-2 isoform X2, which yields MGEHKATTTTDGGESSRTSPKLLAAADRKLLKVELRRGETTYVSWKKLMKEATKSYASSVPDTVPLANPNLESHLNAPGPPAEGEMVDQPHSNRFNAVIEKIERLYMGRDSSDGEELDGAPDDDEYDTEDSFIDDVELDEYFEVDDAKIKHDGFFVNKGKLEQIEPSTTTTTTSNQKPKKRQRKESAKPCGDVVDVSRKQGKIAKTDVGKDQSAASGPSLKKKSTDSKTVQDSVSLLKQQSGNDSFSLENVKHGDKGNQLRNALGPSPKSSKAAESSSGGLHLKYSNKVAHQQSNSPLPGKSRPDVLAKSTLVRQKENTDNAIVSRQSTQTTRKSGSNARPKTSTLEKAFRELEKVVAESRPPAATENQDADTSSSQAVKRRLPGDVKSKLAKVARIAASQGNVSGELINRLMSIVGHLIQVRSLKRNLKIMIDSGDSANREKDNKFQRIKNEVIEMLKAQVTLMEAQATNQEAGTSDDFQDAGPPAKKKFVMDAAMEEKLCDLYDIFVDGLDEDSGPHIRKLYANLAELWPNRLMDNHGIKRAICRAKERRRALFENHGKEMLFSYCKGQGKITKRKQTLPKPEGTTYPEKASSAGDKTTGVVVPSATTTSLVTTQPTVDKSKQQHEKLKGSSSSSAEAKAARRKTEKSVEESHQLSREKDIVLALKQQTQAPPDLNLPS from the exons ATGGGGGAACACAAGGCGACCACCACCACCGACGGCGGCGAATCGTCGAGGACCTCGCCAAAGTTATTAGCTGCCGCTGATCGGAAATTACTCAAGGTTGAACTCCGGCGAGGCGAGACGACGTACGTCTCGTGGAAGAAGCTCATGAAGGAGGCTACCAAGAGCTATGCTTCTTCGGTGCCCGACACGGTTCCTCTTGCTAACCCTAATCTCGAGTCTCACCTCAATGCACCC GGACCACCAGCAGAAGGTGAAATGGTCGACCAACCTCATTCTAATCGTTTCAACGCCGTTATTGAGAAGATCGAAAGGCTCTACATG GGGAGAGATAGTAGTGATGGGGAAGAACTAGATGGTGCTCCGGACGACGACGAGTATGATACTGAAGACTCATTCATTGATGACGTTGAATTG GATGAGTATTTTGAAGTTGATGATGCCAAAATCAAACATGATGGATTTTTCGTCAACAAAGGAAAGTTAGAACAGAT TGAACCGTCAACAACAACTACAACAACTTCAAACCAGAAACCAAAGAAAAGGCAAAGGAAAGAGTCAGCAAAACCTTGCGGCGATGTTGTTGATGTATCCAGAAAACAAGGCAAGATAGCTAAGACGGATGTGGGAAAG GATCAATCAGCTGCTTCTGGGCCCTCTCTGAAGAAAAAGTCCACCGATTCAAAGACAGTGCAGGATTCGGTTTCTCTTTTGAAACAGCAAAGTGGCAATGACTCATTCTCGTTGGAAAATGTGAAGCATGGTGATAAAGGGAATCAGCTGAGAAACGCTCTAGGTCCAAGTCCGAAGTCGTCGAAGGCAGCTGAATCTTCTTCTGGCGGTCTTCATCTGAAGTACAGCAACAAAGTTGCTCATCAGCAATCTAATTCACCACTGCCAGGGAAATCTCGGCCAGATGTTTTGGCTAAATCAACACTAGTCCGCCAGAAGGAAAACACTGACAATGCAATAGTAAGCAGACAATCTACTCAAACAACA AGAAAAAGCGGTTCTAACGCCAGGCCTAAAACCTCAACACTTGAGAAAGCCTTCAGGGAATTGGAGAAGGTGGTCGCTGAAT CAAGGCCTCCTGCTGCCACTGAGAATCAAGATGCTGATACCTCTTCATCTCAAGCAGTGAAGAGGAGATTGCCAGGAGACGTAAAATCGAAGCTTGCTAAAGTTGCTAGGATTGCG GCGAGCCAAGGGAATGTATCAGGAGAGTTAATCAATCGTCTCATGAGCATTGTTGGTCATCTAATACAAGTTAGATCCCTGAAG AGGAACTTGAAAATCATGATTGATTCTGGAGACTCTGCAAATCGAGAAAAAGATAACAAATTTCAACGTATCAAGAATGAAGTTATTGAGATGTTGAAAGCACAGGTTACATTGATGGAAGCCCAg GCAACCAATCAAGAAGCTGGAACATCAGACGATTTTCAGGATGCTGGTCCACCTGCGAAGAAGAAGTTCGTCATGGATGCAGCGATGGAGGAGAAATTATGTGATCTATATGACATCTTCGTTGAT GGATTGGATGAAGATTCAGGTCCACATATCAGAAAGCTTTATGCAAAT TTAGCTGAACTCTGGCCAAACAGGTTAATGGACAATCATGGGATCAAGCGTGCCATTTGCCGAGCAAAGGAGAGACGGAGAGCATTGTTTGAAAATCATGGCAAGGAGATG CTCTTTTCTTATTGCAAGGGTCAAGGGAAGATAACGAAGAGGAAACAGACACTACCAAAACCAGAGGGTACTACTTATCCTGAGAAGGCTTCGAGTGCTGGAGATAAAACAACAGGTGTTGTTGTACCAAGCGCAACCACCACGTCCTTAGTCACCACTCAACCTACAGTGGACAAGTCAAAGCAGCAACATGAGAAACTAAAGGGATCCTCGAGCTCTTCAGCAGAAGCAAAGGCAGCCAGAAGAAAGACAGAAAAGAGTGTTGAAGAATCTCATCAGCTGTCCAGAGAGAAAGATATTGTTCTGGCTCTTAAGCAGCAGACACAGGCTCCCCCGGACCTGAACCTGCCAAGTTAA
- the LOC108818433 gene encoding ubinuclein-2 isoform X3, whose translation MGEHKATTTTDGGESSRTSPKLLAAADRKLLKVELRRGETTYVSWKKLMKEATKSYASSVPDTVPLANPNLESHLNAPGPPAEGEMVDQPHSNRFNAVIEKIERLYMGRDSSDGEELDGAPDDDEYDTEDSFIDDVELDEYFEVDDAKIKHDGFFVNKGKLEQIEPSTTTTTTSNQKPKKRQRKESAKPCGDVVDVSRKQGKIAKTDVGKDQSAASGPSLKKKSTDSKTVQDSVSLLKQQSGNDSFSLENVKHGDKGNQLRNALGPSPKSSKAAESSSGGLHLKYSNKVAHQQSNSPLPGKSRPDVLAKSTLVRQKENTDNAIVSRQSTQTTRKSGSNARPKTSTLEKAFRELEKVVAESRPPAATENQDADTSSSQAVKRRLPGDVKSKLAKVARIAQASQGNVSGELINRLMSIVGHLIQVRSLKRNLKIMIDSGDSANREKDNKFQRIKNEVIEMLKAQVTLMEAQATNQEAGTSDDFQDAGPPAKKKFVMDAAMEEKLCDLYDIFVDGLDEDSGPHIRKLYANLAELWPNRLMDNHGIKRAICRAKERRRALFENHGKEMGQGKITKRKQTLPKPEGTTYPEKASSAGDKTTGVVVPSATTTSLVTTQPTVDKSKQQHEKLKGSSSSSAEAKAARRKTEKSVEESHQLSREKDIVLALKQQTQAPPDLNLPS comes from the exons ATGGGGGAACACAAGGCGACCACCACCACCGACGGCGGCGAATCGTCGAGGACCTCGCCAAAGTTATTAGCTGCCGCTGATCGGAAATTACTCAAGGTTGAACTCCGGCGAGGCGAGACGACGTACGTCTCGTGGAAGAAGCTCATGAAGGAGGCTACCAAGAGCTATGCTTCTTCGGTGCCCGACACGGTTCCTCTTGCTAACCCTAATCTCGAGTCTCACCTCAATGCACCC GGACCACCAGCAGAAGGTGAAATGGTCGACCAACCTCATTCTAATCGTTTCAACGCCGTTATTGAGAAGATCGAAAGGCTCTACATG GGGAGAGATAGTAGTGATGGGGAAGAACTAGATGGTGCTCCGGACGACGACGAGTATGATACTGAAGACTCATTCATTGATGACGTTGAATTG GATGAGTATTTTGAAGTTGATGATGCCAAAATCAAACATGATGGATTTTTCGTCAACAAAGGAAAGTTAGAACAGAT TGAACCGTCAACAACAACTACAACAACTTCAAACCAGAAACCAAAGAAAAGGCAAAGGAAAGAGTCAGCAAAACCTTGCGGCGATGTTGTTGATGTATCCAGAAAACAAGGCAAGATAGCTAAGACGGATGTGGGAAAG GATCAATCAGCTGCTTCTGGGCCCTCTCTGAAGAAAAAGTCCACCGATTCAAAGACAGTGCAGGATTCGGTTTCTCTTTTGAAACAGCAAAGTGGCAATGACTCATTCTCGTTGGAAAATGTGAAGCATGGTGATAAAGGGAATCAGCTGAGAAACGCTCTAGGTCCAAGTCCGAAGTCGTCGAAGGCAGCTGAATCTTCTTCTGGCGGTCTTCATCTGAAGTACAGCAACAAAGTTGCTCATCAGCAATCTAATTCACCACTGCCAGGGAAATCTCGGCCAGATGTTTTGGCTAAATCAACACTAGTCCGCCAGAAGGAAAACACTGACAATGCAATAGTAAGCAGACAATCTACTCAAACAACA AGAAAAAGCGGTTCTAACGCCAGGCCTAAAACCTCAACACTTGAGAAAGCCTTCAGGGAATTGGAGAAGGTGGTCGCTGAAT CAAGGCCTCCTGCTGCCACTGAGAATCAAGATGCTGATACCTCTTCATCTCAAGCAGTGAAGAGGAGATTGCCAGGAGACGTAAAATCGAAGCTTGCTAAAGTTGCTAGGATTGCG cAGGCGAGCCAAGGGAATGTATCAGGAGAGTTAATCAATCGTCTCATGAGCATTGTTGGTCATCTAATACAAGTTAGATCCCTGAAG AGGAACTTGAAAATCATGATTGATTCTGGAGACTCTGCAAATCGAGAAAAAGATAACAAATTTCAACGTATCAAGAATGAAGTTATTGAGATGTTGAAAGCACAGGTTACATTGATGGAAGCCCAg GCAACCAATCAAGAAGCTGGAACATCAGACGATTTTCAGGATGCTGGTCCACCTGCGAAGAAGAAGTTCGTCATGGATGCAGCGATGGAGGAGAAATTATGTGATCTATATGACATCTTCGTTGAT GGATTGGATGAAGATTCAGGTCCACATATCAGAAAGCTTTATGCAAAT TTAGCTGAACTCTGGCCAAACAGGTTAATGGACAATCATGGGATCAAGCGTGCCATTTGCCGAGCAAAGGAGAGACGGAGAGCATTGTTTGAAAATCATGGCAAGGAGATG GGTCAAGGGAAGATAACGAAGAGGAAACAGACACTACCAAAACCAGAGGGTACTACTTATCCTGAGAAGGCTTCGAGTGCTGGAGATAAAACAACAGGTGTTGTTGTACCAAGCGCAACCACCACGTCCTTAGTCACCACTCAACCTACAGTGGACAAGTCAAAGCAGCAACATGAGAAACTAAAGGGATCCTCGAGCTCTTCAGCAGAAGCAAAGGCAGCCAGAAGAAAGACAGAAAAGAGTGTTGAAGAATCTCATCAGCTGTCCAGAGAGAAAGATATTGTTCTGGCTCTTAAGCAGCAGACACAGGCTCCCCCGGACCTGAACCTGCCAAGTTAA
- the LOC108818433 gene encoding ubinuclein-2 isoform X4, protein MGEHKATTTTDGGESSRTSPKLLAAADRKLLKVELRRGETTYVSWKKLMKEATKSYASSVPDTVPLANPNLESHLNAPGPPAEGEMVDQPHSNRFNAVIEKIERLYMGRDSSDGEELDGAPDDDEYDTEDSFIDDVELDEYFEVDDAKIKHDGFFVNKGKLEQIEPSTTTTTTSNQKPKKRQRKESAKPCGDVVDVSRKQGKIAKTDVGKDQSAASGPSLKKKSTDSKTVQDSVSLLKQQSGNDSFSLENVKHGDKGNQLRNALGPSPKSSKAAESSSGGLHLKYSNKVAHQQSNSPLPGKSRPDVLAKSTLVRQKENTDNAIVSRQSTQTTRKSGSNARPKTSTLEKAFRELEKVVAESRPPAATENQDADTSSSQAVKRRLPGDVKSKLAKVARIAASQGNVSGELINRLMSIVGHLIQVRSLKRNLKIMIDSGDSANREKDNKFQRIKNEVIEMLKAQVTLMEAQATNQEAGTSDDFQDAGPPAKKKFVMDAAMEEKLCDLYDIFVDGLDEDSGPHIRKLYANLAELWPNRLMDNHGIKRAICRAKERRRALFENHGKEMGQGKITKRKQTLPKPEGTTYPEKASSAGDKTTGVVVPSATTTSLVTTQPTVDKSKQQHEKLKGSSSSSAEAKAARRKTEKSVEESHQLSREKDIVLALKQQTQAPPDLNLPS, encoded by the exons ATGGGGGAACACAAGGCGACCACCACCACCGACGGCGGCGAATCGTCGAGGACCTCGCCAAAGTTATTAGCTGCCGCTGATCGGAAATTACTCAAGGTTGAACTCCGGCGAGGCGAGACGACGTACGTCTCGTGGAAGAAGCTCATGAAGGAGGCTACCAAGAGCTATGCTTCTTCGGTGCCCGACACGGTTCCTCTTGCTAACCCTAATCTCGAGTCTCACCTCAATGCACCC GGACCACCAGCAGAAGGTGAAATGGTCGACCAACCTCATTCTAATCGTTTCAACGCCGTTATTGAGAAGATCGAAAGGCTCTACATG GGGAGAGATAGTAGTGATGGGGAAGAACTAGATGGTGCTCCGGACGACGACGAGTATGATACTGAAGACTCATTCATTGATGACGTTGAATTG GATGAGTATTTTGAAGTTGATGATGCCAAAATCAAACATGATGGATTTTTCGTCAACAAAGGAAAGTTAGAACAGAT TGAACCGTCAACAACAACTACAACAACTTCAAACCAGAAACCAAAGAAAAGGCAAAGGAAAGAGTCAGCAAAACCTTGCGGCGATGTTGTTGATGTATCCAGAAAACAAGGCAAGATAGCTAAGACGGATGTGGGAAAG GATCAATCAGCTGCTTCTGGGCCCTCTCTGAAGAAAAAGTCCACCGATTCAAAGACAGTGCAGGATTCGGTTTCTCTTTTGAAACAGCAAAGTGGCAATGACTCATTCTCGTTGGAAAATGTGAAGCATGGTGATAAAGGGAATCAGCTGAGAAACGCTCTAGGTCCAAGTCCGAAGTCGTCGAAGGCAGCTGAATCTTCTTCTGGCGGTCTTCATCTGAAGTACAGCAACAAAGTTGCTCATCAGCAATCTAATTCACCACTGCCAGGGAAATCTCGGCCAGATGTTTTGGCTAAATCAACACTAGTCCGCCAGAAGGAAAACACTGACAATGCAATAGTAAGCAGACAATCTACTCAAACAACA AGAAAAAGCGGTTCTAACGCCAGGCCTAAAACCTCAACACTTGAGAAAGCCTTCAGGGAATTGGAGAAGGTGGTCGCTGAAT CAAGGCCTCCTGCTGCCACTGAGAATCAAGATGCTGATACCTCTTCATCTCAAGCAGTGAAGAGGAGATTGCCAGGAGACGTAAAATCGAAGCTTGCTAAAGTTGCTAGGATTGCG GCGAGCCAAGGGAATGTATCAGGAGAGTTAATCAATCGTCTCATGAGCATTGTTGGTCATCTAATACAAGTTAGATCCCTGAAG AGGAACTTGAAAATCATGATTGATTCTGGAGACTCTGCAAATCGAGAAAAAGATAACAAATTTCAACGTATCAAGAATGAAGTTATTGAGATGTTGAAAGCACAGGTTACATTGATGGAAGCCCAg GCAACCAATCAAGAAGCTGGAACATCAGACGATTTTCAGGATGCTGGTCCACCTGCGAAGAAGAAGTTCGTCATGGATGCAGCGATGGAGGAGAAATTATGTGATCTATATGACATCTTCGTTGAT GGATTGGATGAAGATTCAGGTCCACATATCAGAAAGCTTTATGCAAAT TTAGCTGAACTCTGGCCAAACAGGTTAATGGACAATCATGGGATCAAGCGTGCCATTTGCCGAGCAAAGGAGAGACGGAGAGCATTGTTTGAAAATCATGGCAAGGAGATG GGTCAAGGGAAGATAACGAAGAGGAAACAGACACTACCAAAACCAGAGGGTACTACTTATCCTGAGAAGGCTTCGAGTGCTGGAGATAAAACAACAGGTGTTGTTGTACCAAGCGCAACCACCACGTCCTTAGTCACCACTCAACCTACAGTGGACAAGTCAAAGCAGCAACATGAGAAACTAAAGGGATCCTCGAGCTCTTCAGCAGAAGCAAAGGCAGCCAGAAGAAAGACAGAAAAGAGTGTTGAAGAATCTCATCAGCTGTCCAGAGAGAAAGATATTGTTCTGGCTCTTAAGCAGCAGACACAGGCTCCCCCGGACCTGAACCTGCCAAGTTAA
- the LOC130497557 gene encoding uncharacterized protein LOC130497557 — protein sequence MGPKQKPKQKHKQPIVYEEDYIPIKTLTKYDLDPNTVKTLGNGDIWNNLLIENNITNNKKLLTGIKGLQETYYDKICEAVDDIMASLNSEVQVFIQKTLVSLEEMYNKKGDDMKPIVRATSKCVEACYSFDEMHETLSARFGQPLRTTQKMYDFYFTGKKGCKAYKQLSLVRAAQRRAEKLQSQKQQLNVDHKNNIEQEQAGENQVHEQAREDQVPEEKEQQAREDQVPEEKEQAGEVRVPEEKEQAGEVRVPEKQEQAGEDQVTEQNEKAESLEVEDPIQDRDEVNTEHNEQVYSESSVLPILKQINIEQEQAGENQLPEQKEEAESLEVELPIQDENEVNNEHKEQAYSEPSVLPILKQLINSQKEILDAMTSQKKMMEALMDLLTKIAKKDELESLRSESI from the exons ATGGGTCCGAAGCAGAAGCCTAAGCAGAAACATAAGCAGCCTATTGTTTATGAGGAAGATTACATACCAATTAAAACAT TAACCAAATACGATCTAGACCCTAATACTGTGAAAACTCTGGGAAATGGTGACATCTGGAATAATCTTCTCATCGAAAACAACATCACAAACAACAAGAAGCTCCTCACTGGAATCAAAGGTTTACAAGAGACTTACTATGACAAAATCTGTGAAGCTGTTGACGATATAATG GCTTCACTAAACTCTGAAGTTCAAGTCTTCATTCAGAAGACTCTGGTTTCACTTGAAGAGATGTACAATAAGAAAGGTGATGACATGAAACCTATTGTTCGTGCCACGTCAAAATGTGTTGAAGCTTGTTACTCATTCGATGAGATGCATGAGACTTTGTCCGCGAGATTTGGTCAGCCACTCAGAACAACCCAGAAGATGTATGACTTCTATTTTACTGGTAAAAAGGGATGTAAAGCTTACAAGCAACTTTCATTGGTGCGTGCTGCACAAAGAAGAGCAGAGAAACTCCAGAGCCAGAAGCAGCAGCTCAACGTTGACCACAAG AATAATATTGAGCAGGAGCAAGCCGGAGAAAACCAAGTTCATGAGCAAGCTAGGGAAGACCAAGTTCCTGAGGAGAAGGAGCAGCAAGCTAGAGAAGATCAAGTTCCTGAGGAGAAGGAGCAAGCTGGAGAAGTTCGAGTTCCTGAGGAGAAGGAGCAAGCTGGAGAAGTTCGAGTTCCTGAGAAGCAGGAGCAAGCTGGAGAAGATCAAGTTACTGAGCAGAATGAGAAAGCTGAATCACTTGAAGTTGAAGATCCAATTCAAGATAGAGATGAAGTTAATACTGAGCACAACGAGCAAGTTTACAGTGAATCATCAGTTCTTCCAATTCTGAAACAG ATTAATATTGAGCAGGAGCAAGCTGGAGAAAATCAACTTCCTGAGCAGAAGGAGGAAGCTGAATCACTTGAAGTTGAACTTCCAATTCAAGATGAAAATGAAGTTAATAATGAACACAAGGAGCAAGCTTACAGTGAACCATCAGTTCTTCCAATTCTGAAACAG CTTATTAATTCTCAGAAGGAGATCTTGGACGCTATGACAtctcagaagaagatgatggaagCATTAATGGACTTGCTAACTAAGATTGCAAAGAAGGATGAACTGGAATCTCTTCGATCGGAGAGCATATAG